GGCTGGACCGGGTCTACACGGCGGTGGAAGCGGTCGGCCCCGAGCCGCTGCTGTACCCGCTGGACCTGGAAGGGGCCACCCCGGACGACTACGCCACCCTGGCCGAGCGGTTGCAGTCCGAGCTCGGCCGGCTTGATGGCGTGCTGTACTGTGCCGCCGACTTTGCCGGCCTCACCCCGTTTGAACACGCCGACCCGGCCGCGTTCGCGCGGGCGGTGCACGTCAACCTGACCGCACCGGCCTGGCTGGCCCAGGCCTGCCTGCCGCTGCTGCGCCAGCGCGACGATGCCGCGCTGGTGTTCACCGTGGATGATCCCGCGCGGGTAGGGCGGGCCTTCTGGGGCGGCTATGGAGCGGCCCAGCATGGCCTGCGCGGCCTGATCACCGCGCTGCACGACGAGCTGGCCAACAGCCCGGTGCGGGTCAGCGGCCTGCAGCCCGGCCCGATGCGCACCGCGCTGCGCGCCCGCGCCTACTCGATCGACGAAGACGGCATGGCCCGCGACCCGGTGGCCTGCGCTGCGGCGGCCGTCGAACTGCTCTCGGCCCAGGGCATCGCCCACCGCGGCACGGTGCTGGACCTGTCGTAACCGGCTGGAAACAGCCGCGACTTACCCTTCCCTGGAAGCGGTTACGCGAGAATCCGCGCCCTCGAACCTGAACGCGAAGGAACCCCGGCGGAGCACCCTGTTCAGCCAAATGTGAAGAACGCGTCACGATCGCGTTGTGATGGCGTGTGTTTTGTCGCCAAACGGTCATATAGCGGGCTTATCGTGTTAATCTAGTGTTAACCGTTGCGGCTGAAACCAGCCTGCGGCAAGGGAACCCAGATAAAAGTCCAGACAGCCGCTGAATGGCTGCTTGGGCGCGCTTTTTTTTCCGCCATCGCCAACTCGCATCGAGGCTACTCCCAATGATCGACCCACGCTGTCTCCGGATGTCCAAGCTCACCCTTGGCCTCATGGCAGTACTTGCTGCCGCCCCCGCCTTCGCCCAGAGCACCTCTGCCGGTGTCGGCGGCCAGGTAACGTCTGCCGCTGGCCAGCCTGTTGCTGGCGCCGAAGTCACCATCACGCACACCGAGTCGGGCACGGTCAGCCGCGCCACGACCGATGCAGCGGGTCGATACAACGCGCGCGGCCTGCGTGTGGGTGGTCCGTACACCATCACCATCAACAAGCCCGGTGAAGGCACCAAGACCGAAGAAGGCGTGTACCTGGGCGTGAACCAGACCGGTACCGTCAACGCTGCCCTGACCGGCGACGTTGCGGCGACCAACCTGGACGCCGTGCAGGTCGTGGCCGTGGCCGGTGGCTCGGAAGTGTTCAGCTCGACCAAGATGGGCTCGGGCACCAACATCAGCCAGCAGCAGATCGAGACGGCCCCGTCGATCGGCGGCAACATCCAGGACCTGATGCGTCTTGACCCGCGCGTGACCTTCATCGACCGCGCCTCGGGCTCGATCTCGGCCGGTGGCCAGAACCCGCGCTTCAACTCGATCAACATCGACGGCGTGTCCGCCAGCGACACCTTCGGCCTGGAAGGCAACAACATGCCGACCCGTCGCCAGCCGGTCGCGATGGAAGCCATCGAAGCACTGGACATCAACCTGTCCAACTACGACGTCAGCATCGCTGCCGCCGCCGGTGCCACCGTCAACGCGGTGACCAAGTCCGGTACCAACGATTTCCACGGCTCGGTCTACGGCACCTACCGTGACGGCGACTGGTTCGGTGACAACCCGGAAGGCCAGAAGTTCAACGGCTTCACCAAGGAAGAAACCTACGGCATGACCGTGGGCGGCCCGATCGTGAAGGACAAGCTGTTCTTCTTCGCCAACTACGAAAAGTTCAAGCAGGCCGCCCCGGGCGCCGACCTGAGCGGCACCGCGCTGGGCAAGGCCAACCCGCAGTTCACCCTGGCCGACGTGACCCGTGCGCAGCAGATTGCTGAAGGCTACGGCATTGCCGCCGGTGGCCTGGAAAGCAATGGCGATACGGAGATGGAAGAGTACGCGCTGAAGCTGGACTGGAACATCAGCGACAACCACCGTGCCAACATCCGTTACAGCAAGATCGACCAGAGCAAGCTGCGCATCAACGGCATGACCACCAGCTCGGCCTCGCTGAGCTCGTACTGGTACCAGCACGACAAGACCAACGAGAGCTACGTCGCCCAGCTGTTCAGCGACTGGTCCCCGAACTTCTCGACCGAGCTGAAGGCCTCGTATCGCGAGTACTCGGCGATCCGTAATGTCTCGACCGACGCGCCGAGCATCCGCATCTTCTTCCAGGGCAACGAAGCCTCGCCGTCCGGCGACTCGCTGTACCTCGGTACCGAAGTCAACTCGCAGGACAACATCCTGGAGACCAAGGCGTGGAACTACTACGCCGCCGCTACCTGGACCCTGGGTGACCACGACGTCAAGTTCGGCGCGTCGTACGACACCAACGACATCTACAACTACTTCGGCGCCAACTCGTGGGGCGCGTACACCTTCTACGGCCTGGACAACTTCGCTGCCGGCCGCTGGAGCAGCTACAACTACAATCCGGAACGCACCCCGGGTTCGATTCCGGCGGACTACAAGTTCAGCAACCTGGCCCTGTTCGTGCAGGACACCTGGTACGTCAACAACAACCTGACCCTGACCATGGGCGTGCGTGCCGACCGCGCCGACACCAGCCCGGCCCCGGCTTACAACGCCGCAGCGTCGCAGTTCTTCGGCCTGGACAACAGCGAAGTGCTGAGCAACAAGTTCCTGATCCAGCCGCGCGTCGGCTTCAACTACACCTTCGACACCGATCGCCAGACCCAGCTGCGCGGCGGCGTGGGCCTGTTCCAGGGTGACGCCCCGCAGGTGTGGCTGAGCAACAGCTACTCGGCGACCGGCTTCAATAATTCGGTTTACGCCTACACCAGCGGCTACAACCCGGCGCTGCCGTTCAACCCGAGCAAGGACAGCCAGCCGGTCCCGACCACGCCGGGCTCGAACCGCCAGAACGTCAACTTCGTCGGCAGCGACTTCAACATGCCGTCGGTGTACAAGGCCAACCTGGCCTTCGACCACGAAACCCCGTGGTACGGCATCGTGGCCTCGGCCGAGCTGCTGGTCACCAAGGTCAAGGATGCCCTGTACTACAAGAACCTGAACCTGGGTCCGGTGCAGTATCAGGGTCCGGACGGCCGTGACATGTATTACTCCCGCGGCAGCACCGGCAATGCCTGGGCCACCGGCAACGCACGCGCAGGCCGCAATCAGGCCTACGACGCGGTGTACGAAATCGCCAACACCGACAAGGGCCGCACCTCGCAGTTCACCGTCTCGCTGGCCAAGCCGTGGGATGCCGCCAGCGACTGGTCCTGGAACCTGGGCTACACCTACACCGATGCCACCGAAGTCGGCACGCTGACCAGCTCCACCGCCAGCTCGGGTTGGGGCTACCAGTACGCCTTCAACGCCAATGACGAGATCGAGAACACCTCGCGCTACCAGATCCGCGACCGCCTGTCGGGTGCGCTGAACTGGAAGCACAAGTTCTTCGGCGACTACGAAACCCGCGTCGGCCTGGTCTACGAAGGTCGCAGCGGCCGTCCGTACAGCTACGTCTACGTGAACGACGCCAACGGCGACAGCCGCACCGCGAACGACCTGTTCTACGTGCCGACGGGCCCGGGCGACGTGCTGTTCGGCAACCTGACCCAGAGTGGCCAGTTCACTGCCGATCCGGCCATGGAGGCATCGTTCTTCGAGTGGCTGAAGAACAACCCGCAGCTGGCCAAGTACGCCGGCCAGGCGGCCCCGGCCAATCAGTTCCGTACCGGCTGGATCAACACCTTCGACCTGCGCATCAGCCAGGAACTGCCGGGCTTCATGAAGGGTCACAAGTCGGAGATCTGGCTGGACGTCCAGAACATCGGCAACATGATCAACAAGGACTGGGGCAACATCTACGACTACGGCTTCTTCGCCGATGCGCGTGTGGCCACCCTGCAGGGCATCAAGGACGGCAAGTACGTGTACAACTTCCGCGGCGCGGACGAGCCGGCGGTGGCCAACAATGACGCGGACGGCTTCGACGTCGGTGTCTCGCAGTGGTCGGTGCAGCTGGGCTTCCGCTACCAGTTCTGATGAACTGAGCTAGTGGCAAGGTAAACAGAACGGCCGGGGAAACCCGGCCGTTCTGCTGTGTGCGGTATCGAGGAAGGCGAGGGCGCTTGTCTGCGTTGGCGGATGAGCGTATGCTCGTCCGGTTGCGCGAAAATCGCGCACGTACGGCAGCCCCCGAGGCGTCGCCGGGGTCGAAACGCTCCAACGGTCGGGTTTCCCGGCCGTTTTGCTTTTTAAGGGGGCAGCGGTACAGTCGGCAACCTTGAGGAAGCGAAAAGAATGGAAATGACGATCACCGAAAAGCCGGCGCGCACGCTGCCGGTGCAGGACGCGCGGATCTACCCGCGCGGTGGGCTGGATGTGCTGTCGCGCGCAGAAGTGGCGCGCCTGCGCGATGCATCCGGCGGTGGCATGCACGAGCTGCTGCGCCGCTGCGCGCTGGCCGTGCTGACCAGTGGCAGTGCCTCCGATGATCCGCGCGCCGCGCGCGATCTGTACCCCGATTTCGACATCCAGGTCGCCCAGCAGGACCGCGGCGTGCGCATCGACCTGGTCAATGCACCGGCGATGGCGTTCGTGGACGGCGAGATCATCCGCGGCGTGGCCGAGCTGCTGTTCGCGGTCGTGCGCGACCTGGCCTACATGGCCATCGAAATGGGCCCGGCCTACGCGGCCGAGCTGGAGTCGTCGGAAGGCATCACCAACGCGGTGTTCGGGCTGCTGCGCAACGCGCGCATCCTCAACCCGGGCGACCCGAACCTGGTGGTGTGCTGGGGCGGCCATTCGATCGGCCGCGATGAGTACCTGTACACCAAGCAGGTCGGCTACGAGCTGGGCCTGCGCGGCCTGGACATCTGCACCGGCTGCGGCCCGGGCGCGATGAAGGGCCCGATGAAGGGCGCCACCATCGCCCATGCCAAGCAGCGCAAGCACACCACGCGCTACATCGGCCTGACCGAGCCGGGCATCATCGCCGCCGAATCGCCGAACCCGATCGTGAACCATCTGGTGATCATGCCGGACATCGAGAAGCGTCTCGAAGCGTTCGTGCGCATCGGCCACGGCATCATCGTGTTCGCCGGCGGCGTGGGTACCGCCGAGGAGATCCTGTACCTGCTCGGCATCCTGCTGCGCGAAGAAAACAAGGACCTGCCGTTCCCGCTGATCCTGACCGGCCCGACCGTGGCCGCGCCGTACTTCGAGCAGATCGACCGCTTCATCCGCCTGACCCTGGGCGATGCCGCGGCCGAGCGTTACCAGATCATCATCGGCGACCCGGTCGCGGTGGCCCGGCAGATGTCGGCCGGCATCAAGCGCGTGCGCGAGCATCGCCTGGTGCAGAAGGATTCGTTCTTCTTCAACTGGTCCATCGAGATCCCGTGGGAGTACCAGCAGCCGTTCGTGCCGACCCACGAGGCCATGGCGGCGCTGGACCTGCACCACGGGCGCCCGCCGCATGCACTGGCGGCCGACCTGCGCCGCGCGTTCTCCGGCATCGTGGCCGGCAACGTGAAGGAGGACGGTATGCGCCGGATCGAGCAGTTCGGTCCGTTCGAGATCCACGGCGACGCCGACATGATGCAGGCCCTGGATGAACTCCTGCGCGCCTTCGTCGAACAGCGCCGGATGAAGATCTCGGGCGTATACCAGCCCTGCTATCGGGTGCTGGCCTGAGAAAGCGGGGTGGCCGGGTCGGGAGCCCGCGCCGCCCCGCCCAACCGTACGGGTGTCAACGGTTTGACGCCCGTCGCCTCCGGGCGACCGTTCGTCCTGCTGTCGCTTGCCGCTGGGCGGCAGGGCGTCCATTGTTCCTGTCATCACGCTGGGGAGCGTCCCATGTCTGCACGCCTGTCCAAGGGCTTCACGCTGGTCGAACTGATGATCACTCTTGTGGTGATCGGAGTGGTGGCCGCGATCGCGTTTCCTAGTTTCCAGAGCCTGATCCGCTCCAGCCGGGTAGCGACCGCCCACAACGAGCTGATCGGGATGGTCAACCTCGCGCGCAACGACGCGATCCGCAACAACCAGGGTGGGGTGGTGTGCGGCAGCAGCAATGGCACGACCTGCAATGGTCAGTGGGGGGCCGGGATGATGGTGTTCAGCGACAGCGATGGTGACGGCGCTTTCAGCAGCAGCGAAACGGTCTTGCGGTATACGGCGTTCAATAGTGCCTTGACCGTGACTGGTCCGCCGGCGCCGATTGCATTTGATGCGCGCGGCCGTCGTCGTGCCGGGGCCGATCAGACGGTGAAGCTGCGTCCAACCAACTGCGGTAACCAGCCGCTGCAGAGCACGCTGACCATCAATGCCTCTGGCCAGGTCACCGCAGTCAAGGGAGCATGCCAGTGATCCGAAAACCCTACCGACCGCGCGGCCACCAGCGCGGCTTCAGCCTGTTGGAAGTACTGGTGGCGGTAGTGGTTCTCGCCTTCGGCCTGCTTGGGTTCGCACTGCTGCAGACCATGAGCGTACGCTACGTGCAGAGTGCGAATTACCGCACCCAGGCCACCAACCTCGCGTATGACCTCTCCGAGCAGATGCGGAGCAATCGGTTCCAGTCGGCCTGGTACGCCAATGCCAGCTTCGCCTCCGGCAGCAAGACTGCGGCCGGCGTCTGCGCACGCGACATCGGCGCTGTGACCCTCGAACAGAACATCACGCGCTGGCAGTGCCAGGTGGTCAAGGCGCTGGGCGACAACGCATCGGCCACGGTCACCGTGAACAACGGTGTCGCGAACATCTCGATCAGCTGGGCGGACGAACGCTGGAGCAGAACCGCACCGGACGCCGCCACCACCTTCGCCATCCAGACCCAGCTATGAAAGGGCCGCACATGTTCCGTACCCGCCAGACTGGTCTGTCCCTGGTCGAGCTGATGATCTCCCTGGTGATCGGCTTGATCCTGATGTTGGGGATTACCCAGATATTCATTGCTTCCCATGCGGCGTCACGGCTGTCCGAGGGCGTGGCCCGCGCCCAGGAGAACGGCCGGTTCGCGTTGGATTATCTTGAGCGCGACATCCGCATGGCGGGCCACACGGGCTGCGTCAACGACCAGGCGCACTTCATCAAAGGGACATCGGCGCTGAAGAACAACCTTGCTGCCGGTACGGGAAGTGGCAGTCCGCTGGATTTCAGCGTGGCAATCCAGGGTTATGAAGCCGGCAACACCGGCCCCACCAACACGCTGTCGGTAGGGGCAGGCGCGATTCCGGCCGGCATGCCAGTCTCCATCACCGGTCTCAACCCCGCGCCAGTAGCCGGCAGCGACGTACTGGTGCTGCGCTTCCTGGCCCCGGAAGGCGTGCCGGTCCTCGGAATCAACGGTCAGGAGTTGACGGTAGACGCCGGCGCGTTGAATCGCCTTACCGAGAGCGGCGTGGCGATACCAACACTGTTTGGCATCGCCAACTGCGAGACGGCCGACGTCTTTGCGGGCAGCATCACCGCAGGGAAGATCACCGGCGGCACGGTGGACTTCACCCGTTACGCCCCGCAGCCGGAACCGACGGTGGTGTATCGCGCGGAATCAATGGTGTACTACATAGGCGAGGGTACGAACGGCCCTGGTCTGCGTCGCGCACGCGCGAACTCGGCGGGTGTGTATGCGATCAACGAAGAGCTGGTGGAAGGTATCGAAAACCTGCAGCTGATGTATGGGTTGGATGCGACGCCAGTTATCGCTGCGGCAACACCACCGGTCGGCAATATGGCTGTGCAGAACGTGGCCTCGGGGGTCACCACGGATGCCAACGCCACGGG
This is a stretch of genomic DNA from Stenotrophomonas rhizophila. It encodes these proteins:
- a CDS encoding SDR family NAD(P)-dependent oxidoreductase, which gives rise to MSAVPSVAVGTASLADRVILVAGAGGGLGSAAAIACAAAGATVVLLGRKPRRLDRVYTAVEAVGPEPLLYPLDLEGATPDDYATLAERLQSELGRLDGVLYCAADFAGLTPFEHADPAAFARAVHVNLTAPAWLAQACLPLLRQRDDAALVFTVDDPARVGRAFWGGYGAAQHGLRGLITALHDELANSPVRVSGLQPGPMRTALRARAYSIDEDGMARDPVACAAAAVELLSAQGIAHRGTVLDLS
- a CDS encoding GspH/FimT family pseudopilin; translation: MSARLSKGFTLVELMITLVVIGVVAAIAFPSFQSLIRSSRVATAHNELIGMVNLARNDAIRNNQGGVVCGSSNGTTCNGQWGAGMMVFSDSDGDGAFSSSETVLRYTAFNSALTVTGPPAPIAFDARGRRRAGADQTVKLRPTNCGNQPLQSTLTINASGQVTAVKGACQ
- the ppnN gene encoding nucleotide 5'-monophosphate nucleosidase PpnN, with the translated sequence MTITEKPARTLPVQDARIYPRGGLDVLSRAEVARLRDASGGGMHELLRRCALAVLTSGSASDDPRAARDLYPDFDIQVAQQDRGVRIDLVNAPAMAFVDGEIIRGVAELLFAVVRDLAYMAIEMGPAYAAELESSEGITNAVFGLLRNARILNPGDPNLVVCWGGHSIGRDEYLYTKQVGYELGLRGLDICTGCGPGAMKGPMKGATIAHAKQRKHTTRYIGLTEPGIIAAESPNPIVNHLVIMPDIEKRLEAFVRIGHGIIVFAGGVGTAEEILYLLGILLREENKDLPFPLILTGPTVAAPYFEQIDRFIRLTLGDAAAERYQIIIGDPVAVARQMSAGIKRVREHRLVQKDSFFFNWSIEIPWEYQQPFVPTHEAMAALDLHHGRPPHALAADLRRAFSGIVAGNVKEDGMRRIEQFGPFEIHGDADMMQALDELLRAFVEQRRMKISGVYQPCYRVLA
- the pilV gene encoding type IV pilus modification protein PilV, translating into MPVIRKPYRPRGHQRGFSLLEVLVAVVVLAFGLLGFALLQTMSVRYVQSANYRTQATNLAYDLSEQMRSNRFQSAWYANASFASGSKTAAGVCARDIGAVTLEQNITRWQCQVVKALGDNASATVTVNNGVANISISWADERWSRTAPDAATTFAIQTQL
- a CDS encoding PilW family protein, with protein sequence MFRTRQTGLSLVELMISLVIGLILMLGITQIFIASHAASRLSEGVARAQENGRFALDYLERDIRMAGHTGCVNDQAHFIKGTSALKNNLAAGTGSGSPLDFSVAIQGYEAGNTGPTNTLSVGAGAIPAGMPVSITGLNPAPVAGSDVLVLRFLAPEGVPVLGINGQELTVDAGALNRLTESGVAIPTLFGIANCETADVFAGSITAGKITGGTVDFTRYAPQPEPTVVYRAESMVYYIGEGTNGPGLRRARANSAGVYAINEELVEGIENLQLMYGLDATPVIAAATPPVGNMAVQNVASGVTTDANATGAGQWRRVGMVQVGLVARSANRIDSNANSRPTDAAARLGVLGMTYDQSAATDGRYRTAYEVSIALRNRLFGN
- a CDS encoding TonB-dependent receptor translates to MSKLTLGLMAVLAAAPAFAQSTSAGVGGQVTSAAGQPVAGAEVTITHTESGTVSRATTDAAGRYNARGLRVGGPYTITINKPGEGTKTEEGVYLGVNQTGTVNAALTGDVAATNLDAVQVVAVAGGSEVFSSTKMGSGTNISQQQIETAPSIGGNIQDLMRLDPRVTFIDRASGSISAGGQNPRFNSINIDGVSASDTFGLEGNNMPTRRQPVAMEAIEALDINLSNYDVSIAAAAGATVNAVTKSGTNDFHGSVYGTYRDGDWFGDNPEGQKFNGFTKEETYGMTVGGPIVKDKLFFFANYEKFKQAAPGADLSGTALGKANPQFTLADVTRAQQIAEGYGIAAGGLESNGDTEMEEYALKLDWNISDNHRANIRYSKIDQSKLRINGMTTSSASLSSYWYQHDKTNESYVAQLFSDWSPNFSTELKASYREYSAIRNVSTDAPSIRIFFQGNEASPSGDSLYLGTEVNSQDNILETKAWNYYAAATWTLGDHDVKFGASYDTNDIYNYFGANSWGAYTFYGLDNFAAGRWSSYNYNPERTPGSIPADYKFSNLALFVQDTWYVNNNLTLTMGVRADRADTSPAPAYNAAASQFFGLDNSEVLSNKFLIQPRVGFNYTFDTDRQTQLRGGVGLFQGDAPQVWLSNSYSATGFNNSVYAYTSGYNPALPFNPSKDSQPVPTTPGSNRQNVNFVGSDFNMPSVYKANLAFDHETPWYGIVASAELLVTKVKDALYYKNLNLGPVQYQGPDGRDMYYSRGSTGNAWATGNARAGRNQAYDAVYEIANTDKGRTSQFTVSLAKPWDAASDWSWNLGYTYTDATEVGTLTSSTASSGWGYQYAFNANDEIENTSRYQIRDRLSGALNWKHKFFGDYETRVGLVYEGRSGRPYSYVYVNDANGDSRTANDLFYVPTGPGDVLFGNLTQSGQFTADPAMEASFFEWLKNNPQLAKYAGQAAPANQFRTGWINTFDLRISQELPGFMKGHKSEIWLDVQNIGNMINKDWGNIYDYGFFADARVATLQGIKDGKYVYNFRGADEPAVANNDADGFDVGVSQWSVQLGFRYQF